A stretch of the Arthrobacter stackebrandtii genome encodes the following:
- a CDS encoding penicillin-binding transpeptidase domain-containing protein yields MTACSPKDDGTATAAALASALSSHTVGDLRFNVAGTEVQKELTGLAESIAPSWPDVKVSKLEVTDDTARISLDYTWKFPDTEKQWTYATGADMKRDGDGWTITWTPEMVQPELKAGDRFKLATSSGQRAQILAADGEAIVKERPVKIVGINKDGLSEADAETSAKELAAVLEIDPQAYADKVKAYGPVAFVDAITLREEAFSALDQDRLNAIKGVLAQPSTMALAPSRTFAQAILGSVHDATAEDIANSEGKVVAGDVVGSGGLQGSFNTQLAGTRGMSVSLVPAPETVAATEGATDPATDDAGNAPADGTSAQKVLFSSDPVDGTDVKTTLVPSLQNAAEDALAGVKSPSSIVVMRPSTGAILAAANGPDSQGYNTAFLGQYAPGSTFKIATSLGLLRQGMTPESTVNCSTEYIADGKKFLNAPGYAPEATGEVSLTTAVAHSCNTAFVSQFETLPQDKLADAAGALGIGMENDLGLESYSGMVPRDSTGTEHAASMIGQGKVQVSPLYMAALMSAVVKGGTVAPVLVDGHDGKAKPAEGAALTDKEAGELRTMMRAVVTDGYLDNLADLPGAEAIGKTGTAEYGTDNPPRTHSWVIAAQGDVAVAIFVEDGDLGAVTGGPLARTMLAAAAAG; encoded by the coding sequence ATGACGGCCTGTTCCCCCAAGGATGACGGGACCGCAACAGCCGCCGCCCTGGCCTCGGCGTTGTCCAGCCACACCGTGGGGGACCTCCGCTTCAACGTGGCCGGGACCGAGGTCCAGAAGGAGCTCACCGGGCTCGCAGAAAGCATTGCCCCGTCCTGGCCGGACGTAAAGGTCAGCAAGCTGGAAGTCACCGACGACACCGCCCGCATTTCGCTGGACTACACCTGGAAATTCCCTGACACCGAGAAGCAGTGGACCTACGCCACGGGCGCCGACATGAAGCGCGACGGCGACGGCTGGACCATCACCTGGACCCCTGAAATGGTCCAGCCCGAACTCAAGGCCGGCGACCGCTTCAAGCTGGCAACCAGTTCCGGCCAGCGCGCCCAGATCCTCGCCGCAGACGGTGAGGCCATCGTCAAGGAACGTCCCGTGAAAATCGTGGGCATCAACAAGGACGGGCTCAGCGAAGCCGACGCCGAGACCTCCGCGAAGGAACTGGCTGCGGTCCTGGAAATTGACCCGCAGGCCTACGCGGACAAGGTCAAGGCCTACGGCCCGGTGGCCTTCGTTGACGCGATCACACTCCGCGAGGAGGCCTTCAGCGCGCTCGACCAGGACCGGCTCAACGCCATCAAGGGCGTCCTGGCGCAGCCGTCCACCATGGCGCTGGCACCGTCCCGCACCTTCGCCCAGGCCATCCTCGGCTCCGTGCATGACGCCACGGCCGAGGACATTGCCAACTCCGAGGGCAAGGTTGTCGCCGGGGACGTCGTCGGATCCGGCGGCCTGCAGGGATCGTTCAACACACAGCTGGCAGGCACCCGCGGGATGTCAGTCTCCCTGGTCCCCGCCCCTGAAACCGTTGCTGCCACCGAGGGTGCCACGGATCCTGCCACGGACGACGCCGGGAACGCGCCTGCCGATGGCACGTCAGCCCAGAAGGTGCTCTTCTCGAGCGATCCCGTGGACGGCACCGATGTGAAGACCACCTTGGTGCCGAGCCTGCAAAACGCCGCAGAGGATGCACTGGCCGGGGTGAAGTCGCCGAGTTCAATCGTTGTCATGCGCCCCTCCACCGGTGCCATCCTGGCGGCGGCCAACGGCCCCGACAGCCAGGGCTACAACACGGCGTTCCTTGGCCAATACGCGCCCGGGTCGACGTTCAAGATTGCAACGTCGCTGGGCCTGCTCCGGCAGGGCATGACACCGGAATCGACGGTGAACTGTTCCACGGAGTACATTGCCGACGGCAAGAAGTTCCTCAACGCCCCCGGCTACGCACCCGAGGCGACCGGTGAAGTGTCCCTGACAACCGCCGTCGCGCATTCATGCAACACAGCTTTTGTTTCACAATTCGAGACCCTGCCGCAGGACAAGCTGGCGGACGCGGCCGGTGCCCTGGGGATCGGGATGGAGAACGACCTTGGGCTGGAGTCCTACTCCGGCATGGTCCCGCGGGATTCGACCGGGACTGAGCACGCCGCCTCGATGATCGGGCAGGGCAAGGTGCAGGTGTCACCGCTGTACATGGCCGCGCTGATGTCTGCCGTGGTGAAGGGCGGGACCGTTGCTCCCGTGCTGGTGGACGGCCATGACGGCAAGGCCAAGCCGGCTGAAGGCGCCGCGCTGACGGACAAGGAAGCAGGGGAGCTGCGCACCATGATGCGTGCCGTGGTCACCGACGGGTACCTGGACAACCTGGCGGACCTGCCGGGAGCCGAGGCCATCGGCAAAACGGGAACGGCCGAATACGGCACCGACAATCCGCCGCGGACGCACTCGTGGGTCATCGCTGCGCAGGGTGACGTGGCCGTCGCCATCTTCGTTGAAGACGGGGATCTTGGAGCCGTCACGGGCGGCCCGCTGGCCAGGACGATGCTCGCCGCGGCGGCCGCCGGGTAG
- a CDS encoding DivIVA domain-containing protein, whose translation MRSSDIANVSFATTRLHEGYAIPEVDAFLKTVRNAIRKWEAGERGGLVAVDVVNARFTPVKFFKAYNEMQVDDFLDEVVATLAAYESATEPDGGAGEAPGPDGTPAASAEPETDAEPEASAAAETDAEPEATPEAKPDAGPGRASDSGNAAKD comes from the coding sequence ATGCGTAGTTCGGATATTGCCAATGTAAGTTTCGCCACGACCAGGCTGCATGAAGGCTATGCAATTCCTGAAGTGGATGCGTTTCTGAAAACGGTTCGCAACGCGATCCGGAAATGGGAAGCGGGGGAGCGGGGCGGGCTGGTTGCCGTGGATGTTGTCAACGCGCGGTTCACGCCCGTCAAGTTCTTCAAGGCCTATAACGAGATGCAGGTGGACGACTTCCTCGATGAGGTGGTGGCGACACTTGCGGCCTACGAATCAGCGACTGAACCGGACGGCGGCGCCGGGGAGGCGCCGGGGCCGGACGGCACGCCGGCAGCAAGTGCTGAACCTGAGACGGACGCGGAGCCGGAGGCCAGTGCTGCAGCCGAGACGGACGCGGAGCCGGAGGCAACGCCCGAGGCGAAACCGGACGCCGGCCCGGGCCGGGCGTCAGATTCCGGCAACGCGGCCAAGGACTAG
- a CDS encoding hemerythrin domain-containing protein: MVAPTLGQALEIEHREIDGGIEQFVAALDAGGTPPDPAPLTAALSGLRRHIYLEEEFLFPPLKTAGLMGPIFVMLREHGMLWRQMDTVESLLPSADTAAVRQACLELLSLLDDHNSKEEPIIYTQADGILGAEAGGELLDFLESGTTPDGWVAGAA, encoded by the coding sequence GTGGTTGCGCCGACGTTGGGCCAGGCCCTCGAGATTGAACACCGGGAGATCGACGGCGGAATTGAACAGTTTGTGGCGGCGCTCGACGCCGGCGGCACCCCGCCCGATCCGGCGCCGCTCACAGCCGCACTGTCCGGTCTCCGCCGCCACATCTATCTCGAGGAGGAGTTCCTCTTCCCGCCGTTGAAGACAGCCGGGCTCATGGGCCCCATCTTCGTCATGCTGCGCGAACACGGCATGCTCTGGCGCCAGATGGACACCGTCGAGTCGCTGCTTCCTTCCGCGGACACGGCCGCCGTGCGCCAGGCCTGCCTGGAACTGCTGTCGCTGCTCGACGACCACAACTCCAAGGAAGAGCCCATCATCTACACGCAGGCGGACGGGATACTCGGCGCCGAAGCAGGCGGGGAACTGCTGGACTTTCTGGAGAGCGGGACGACGCCGGATGGCTGGGTTGCCGGCGCGGCATGA
- a CDS encoding ABC transporter permease, whose protein sequence is MSTAVLGAPRRPRAAAGPLAGTMSGFGICVRFILRRNWLRLLVWAAVLAVMIPVVYDSQQAAFPTQAARDAYANVANTPAIAAMTGLPYAAGSLGGILVIKIWMTLAVALGFASIFQVTRNGRADEEAGRTELLRGSALGRHAFSMANYVVVGGLSIVTGLLISLLALSAGLPTAGSWVLGGSIAGVGLAFVGVAALCGQLSSTSRGANSLGVAVLAVFYLIRAVADVNAPDTNVTALSWLSPIGWGQNMRPYAQDTWWPFLALLALAAVGCTVALRVETHRDLGMGLLPERRGPGRATAFLGSPLGLALRLQRTTLISWLVGAAVAGLFFGSVATAMTSVLDPSNPYAKAFLGGSQDMLNGILATFVLFTAMLAGAFALQSLSGARAEEAGGRLESQLAGSLARTRWLGAHILVAAAGSAVMLLLGGWLTGVSSNGAASGSALASAAFAYWPAVLLMMGVLLFLNGFLPRLSVSLSWAVYGLSVLVAMFGPLFSLSEEAIRKTPFGAVPRMPAADFSLTPLVILTVIALVLGGLGIWRFRNRDLTQQ, encoded by the coding sequence ATGAGCACCGCCGTCTTGGGCGCCCCACGCCGCCCGCGCGCCGCCGCCGGCCCGCTGGCCGGCACCATGTCCGGGTTTGGGATCTGTGTTCGGTTCATCCTTCGCCGCAACTGGCTGCGGCTGCTCGTGTGGGCGGCCGTCCTGGCCGTCATGATTCCCGTGGTCTACGACTCCCAGCAGGCCGCGTTCCCCACGCAGGCCGCCCGGGATGCATATGCCAATGTGGCCAACACCCCGGCCATCGCCGCCATGACGGGCCTGCCGTATGCGGCCGGCTCGCTGGGCGGCATCCTGGTCATCAAGATCTGGATGACGCTCGCCGTCGCCCTTGGCTTTGCCTCAATCTTCCAGGTCACCCGCAACGGGCGCGCCGATGAAGAAGCCGGGCGCACCGAGCTGCTCCGCGGCTCGGCACTGGGCCGGCACGCCTTCAGCATGGCCAACTACGTGGTGGTGGGCGGGCTCAGCATCGTCACGGGGCTGCTGATCTCGCTGCTGGCACTGTCGGCTGGCCTGCCCACGGCCGGTTCCTGGGTGCTGGGCGGCTCCATTGCCGGGGTGGGCCTGGCCTTTGTGGGCGTTGCGGCGCTGTGCGGGCAGCTCAGCTCCACGAGCCGCGGGGCCAACTCGCTGGGCGTGGCGGTGCTGGCTGTCTTTTACCTGATCCGGGCCGTGGCGGACGTCAACGCCCCGGACACCAACGTCACCGCACTGAGCTGGCTCTCCCCCATTGGCTGGGGCCAGAACATGCGCCCCTATGCACAGGACACGTGGTGGCCGTTCCTTGCACTGCTGGCGCTGGCCGCCGTCGGCTGCACCGTGGCCCTAAGGGTTGAGACGCACCGGGACCTGGGCATGGGCCTGCTGCCTGAACGCCGCGGGCCAGGCCGCGCCACCGCATTCCTGGGCTCACCCCTGGGACTGGCGCTTCGGCTCCAGCGGACCACGCTCATCTCGTGGCTGGTGGGCGCCGCAGTGGCAGGGCTGTTCTTCGGCAGTGTTGCCACGGCCATGACCAGCGTGCTGGATCCGTCAAACCCCTACGCCAAGGCCTTTCTTGGCGGTTCGCAGGACATGCTCAACGGCATCCTTGCCACGTTTGTCCTGTTCACTGCCATGCTGGCGGGGGCGTTCGCCCTCCAGAGCCTCTCCGGCGCCCGCGCCGAGGAGGCCGGGGGCCGGCTTGAGTCCCAGCTGGCCGGATCGCTGGCACGCACCCGCTGGCTGGGCGCGCACATCTTGGTCGCCGCGGCCGGATCCGCCGTCATGCTGCTGCTGGGCGGCTGGCTGACCGGCGTCTCCTCCAACGGCGCCGCCAGCGGGTCCGCCCTGGCCAGTGCCGCGTTCGCCTACTGGCCGGCCGTGCTGTTGATGATGGGTGTGCTGCTCTTCCTCAACGGCTTCCTGCCACGGCTGAGCGTGAGCCTGTCGTGGGCCGTGTACGGGCTTTCGGTGCTCGTGGCCATGTTCGGGCCGTTGTTCTCACTCTCCGAGGAAGCCATCCGGAAGACGCCCTTCGGTGCAGTGCCCCGCATGCCCGCGGCCGACTTCTCCCTGACGCCGTTGGTGATCCTGACCGTCATCGCGCTGGTGTTGGGAGGGCTGGGCATCTGGCGGTTCCGCAACCGCGACCTCACCCAGCAATAG
- a CDS encoding ABC transporter ATP-binding protein, with amino-acid sequence MSAQTPAILVTDLHKKFGRTSALAGLNLQVDPGTVAGFLGPNGSGKSTTIRILLGLLTSDGGSATLLGGDPWRDAVELHRRIAYVPGDVSLWPNLTGGQAIDILSRLRGGVDTAQRDALLERFELDPTKKARSYSKGNRQKVALVAGLASDAELLILDEPTSGLDPLMEQVFTDCIQEVKAEGRSVLLSSHIFAEVEKLCDTVTIIREGRTVESGRLDALRHLHRTTVSVLLDRDATVLAGVPGINDLAADGAHATFTVGEAELGGVLAAISAYNPRQLVSSPPSLEDLFLRHYGGTTPGTTAGPGSGGSGTSGATAGTDAAAAQSAGAR; translated from the coding sequence ATGTCTGCACAAACTCCAGCCATTCTCGTCACCGACCTCCACAAGAAGTTTGGCCGCACCTCCGCCCTGGCGGGGCTGAACCTTCAGGTGGACCCGGGCACCGTGGCAGGATTCCTCGGACCCAACGGCTCGGGAAAGTCAACCACCATCCGCATCCTGCTGGGCCTGCTCACCTCAGACGGGGGCAGCGCAACGCTCCTTGGCGGCGATCCGTGGCGCGACGCCGTCGAACTTCACCGCCGCATCGCCTACGTTCCCGGGGACGTCAGCCTCTGGCCCAACCTCACCGGCGGCCAGGCCATCGACATCCTCTCCCGGCTGCGCGGCGGCGTGGACACCGCCCAGCGGGACGCGCTCCTGGAGCGGTTTGAGCTGGACCCCACCAAGAAGGCGCGCAGCTATTCCAAGGGCAACCGGCAGAAGGTGGCGCTGGTGGCCGGGCTGGCGTCGGACGCCGAGCTGCTGATCCTCGATGAGCCCACCTCCGGCCTGGACCCGCTCATGGAGCAGGTGTTCACGGACTGCATCCAGGAGGTCAAGGCGGAGGGCCGCAGCGTGCTGCTCTCGAGCCACATCTTCGCCGAGGTGGAGAAGCTGTGCGACACCGTGACCATCATCCGCGAGGGCCGCACGGTGGAGTCCGGGCGCCTTGACGCGCTGCGGCACCTGCACCGGACCACGGTTTCGGTGTTGCTGGACCGCGACGCAACCGTGCTCGCCGGCGTCCCCGGCATCAATGACCTCGCGGCCGACGGCGCACACGCCACCTTCACCGTGGGTGAGGCGGAGCTTGGCGGCGTCCTGGCCGCGATCTCCGCGTACAACCCGCGCCAGCTCGTCTCGAGCCCGCCGTCGCTGGAGGACTTGTTCCTGCGGCACTACGGCGGCACCACCCCGGGCACGACGGCGGGGCCTGGCTCCGGCGGCAGCGGCACCTCCGGCGCAACTGCCGGCACGGACGCCGCCGCGGCCCAGTCAGCAGGTGCGCGATGA
- a CDS encoding TetR/AcrR family transcriptional regulator yields MSTAQEDLTGRARLRDAAIECFAARGFGESLRSIAARAGVSAGLVRHHFGSKEQLRAECDATVLDRYRTLKTESLNAGPAQLFAQLPPSRDGGILMVYILRSVQEGSSAGRLFVDNMVAEAVDFTADAVARGLVVPSRDEAARARFLVQQAIGAMLVNLAMRPEIQLDDFPAVMDQYMADAMLPTLEVYTEGIFTDRSYLETYLAYQASDNHPPVGHAGEAATR; encoded by the coding sequence ATGAGTACAGCACAGGAGGATCTGACCGGTCGGGCCAGGCTGCGGGACGCCGCCATCGAGTGCTTCGCGGCCCGCGGTTTCGGTGAATCACTGCGCTCAATTGCGGCCCGGGCCGGCGTCAGTGCCGGGCTGGTCCGCCACCACTTCGGCTCCAAGGAACAGCTCCGGGCCGAGTGCGACGCCACTGTCCTGGACCGCTACCGAACCCTCAAGACTGAAAGCCTCAATGCCGGCCCGGCCCAGCTGTTCGCGCAACTGCCCCCGTCAAGGGACGGCGGCATCCTCATGGTCTACATCCTGCGCAGCGTCCAGGAAGGCAGCAGCGCCGGGCGCCTGTTTGTGGACAACATGGTGGCCGAAGCCGTCGACTTCACGGCAGACGCCGTGGCCCGCGGGCTTGTGGTCCCGAGCCGGGACGAGGCCGCCCGGGCACGGTTCCTGGTGCAGCAGGCCATCGGCGCCATGCTGGTGAACCTGGCCATGCGCCCGGAAATCCAGCTCGACGACTTCCCGGCCGTCATGGACCAGTACATGGCCGATGCCATGCTGCCCACACTCGAGGTGTACACGGAAGGCATCTTCACCGACCGCTCCTACCTCGAGACCTACCTTGCCTACCAGGCAAGCGACAACCACCCGCCCGTGGGTCACGCGGGAGAAGCAGCAACGCGGTAA
- a CDS encoding NUDIX hydrolase — protein MVTDSPLAPLEDACTVVLLRDGPSGLETLMLERPGKSRTFAGAWVFPGGKVDPADRVDSAGRPLDELGSAQAAGLRELSEETGQTLNCGALVQLSQWTPMQALPRRFRTWFMVARAASDEVVLNPEEHQRFEWLAPAEALARHAQGTMSLVPPTWVTLHGLAGRDSVAQVLESAGHRAAFSYQTHLLLPGAGTVHGVPDAGAGPGVPGTNGPGRAGNVPDGMAHTVLPDMMGVRPIGVLWQGDEDYPANGGTPPQPGARHRLTMTGLPWIFEHNS, from the coding sequence ATGGTTACCGATTCCCCGCTTGCGCCGCTGGAAGACGCCTGCACCGTGGTGCTGCTGCGCGACGGCCCCTCCGGGCTGGAAACGCTGATGCTGGAACGCCCCGGAAAAAGCCGGACTTTCGCCGGGGCGTGGGTTTTCCCCGGCGGCAAGGTGGATCCGGCGGACCGGGTCGACAGTGCCGGCCGGCCGCTGGATGAGTTGGGCTCAGCCCAGGCGGCGGGCCTGCGGGAGCTGTCGGAGGAAACCGGCCAAACGCTGAACTGCGGAGCGCTGGTCCAGCTGTCACAGTGGACGCCCATGCAGGCACTCCCGCGCCGGTTCAGGACCTGGTTCATGGTGGCACGGGCGGCATCGGACGAGGTGGTGCTCAACCCTGAGGAGCACCAGCGGTTCGAATGGCTGGCCCCGGCGGAGGCGCTGGCCAGGCACGCGCAGGGCACCATGTCGCTGGTGCCGCCCACCTGGGTCACGCTGCACGGGCTCGCCGGCAGGGACTCGGTGGCCCAGGTACTGGAGTCGGCCGGGCACCGGGCCGCGTTTTCCTACCAGACACACCTCTTGCTGCCCGGTGCCGGCACCGTCCATGGAGTGCCCGACGCCGGTGCAGGCCCCGGCGTTCCCGGCACCAATGGCCCGGGCCGGGCAGGCAACGTCCCGGACGGCATGGCACACACTGTCCTGCCGGACATGATGGGTGTGCGTCCCATCGGCGTTCTGTGGCAGGGCGATGAAGACTACCCGGCCAACGGCGGAACACCCCCACAGCCCGGAGCCCGGCACCGGCTCACCATGACCGGCCTGCCCTGGATCTTTGAACACAACTCGTGA
- a CDS encoding PLDc N-terminal domain-containing protein, producing MARKRWSELGKGRRAAMVAAGIVQIALQLAALRDISRRTPAQVNGSKAGWVAASFINFAGPIAWFLRGRKN from the coding sequence ATGGCCAGGAAACGATGGAGCGAATTGGGCAAGGGGCGGCGTGCTGCCATGGTGGCGGCCGGGATCGTCCAGATCGCGCTGCAGCTGGCGGCACTTCGGGACATCTCCCGAAGAACCCCGGCGCAGGTCAATGGTTCAAAGGCGGGGTGGGTGGCGGCGTCGTTCATCAATTTTGCCGGTCCCATCGCCTGGTTCCTGCGAGGCCGCAAAAACTAG
- a CDS encoding carboxyltransferase domain-containing protein, whose protein sequence is MRLLDVGELAVLAELDSLAQVMAVQAVLLRSRPPGVIDVVPAARTVLVSCDSPAAVRAVRGLLAVPPEGLPEPPPGAVHTIKTLYDGADLAHAAGLAGLSTEALVSWHSGQPWLAAFGGFAPGFMYLSPGRQALDMPRHPSPRTEVPAGSVAAGGGFSAIYPGPSPGGWQLLGRCADVLWDASLWDGSGASPALLQPGDTVQFVPVRELVHVSAAAPSTVSEPDSPGAGLHHHESGLAILSPGAFTTVQDLGRPGFAHLGVTASGALDRAALRRANRMVGNPAGRGAGAAGLETVLGGLRVRAVGSHVLAVAGSGAELAVAGVAGTARTPGTNAPFALLDGETLTVTVPTAASALRCYVAVRGGLSVPAALGSRSTDALSRLGPAPLAAGVFLPVGAPAGVVGLPEPVPEQPEIAELRYLPGPRHDWFTPESLAALEQAVWRVGADSNRIGLRVEPADPGATALVRTHEAATRELPSEGMADGAIQVPPSGMPVIFLADHPVTGGYPVVGVVLREDLGKAASLAPGARVRFRRMERREGRTAPAGQSTWHFAT, encoded by the coding sequence GTGCGCCTGCTCGACGTGGGTGAACTCGCCGTCCTGGCGGAGCTGGATTCCCTGGCGCAGGTCATGGCCGTCCAGGCCGTGCTCCTGCGCTCCCGTCCGCCCGGGGTCATCGACGTGGTGCCGGCCGCCCGCACCGTCTTGGTCAGCTGCGACTCCCCCGCAGCGGTCCGGGCCGTCCGCGGCCTGCTGGCGGTGCCGCCGGAAGGGCTGCCTGAACCGCCGCCGGGGGCGGTGCACACCATCAAGACCCTGTACGACGGCGCCGACCTCGCCCATGCTGCGGGGCTCGCCGGCCTCAGCACCGAGGCCCTGGTCTCCTGGCACAGCGGTCAGCCGTGGCTGGCGGCCTTTGGCGGGTTCGCCCCGGGCTTCATGTACCTGAGCCCGGGACGGCAGGCTCTCGACATGCCCCGTCACCCCAGCCCGCGCACCGAGGTCCCGGCCGGTTCCGTTGCCGCGGGCGGCGGGTTTTCCGCCATTTACCCCGGCCCCAGCCCCGGCGGCTGGCAGCTGCTGGGCCGCTGTGCCGATGTCCTGTGGGACGCGTCGCTGTGGGACGGCTCCGGTGCCAGCCCGGCGCTGCTGCAGCCCGGCGACACCGTGCAGTTTGTCCCTGTCCGGGAGTTGGTCCATGTGTCCGCGGCCGCGCCGTCCACGGTGTCCGAACCGGATTCTCCTGGCGCAGGGCTGCACCACCACGAATCCGGGCTGGCCATCCTCTCCCCCGGAGCCTTCACCACAGTGCAGGATCTGGGCCGCCCGGGCTTTGCCCACTTGGGGGTGACAGCTTCCGGCGCGCTTGACCGGGCGGCCCTGCGGCGGGCCAACCGGATGGTGGGAAATCCGGCGGGGCGAGGTGCCGGAGCGGCTGGGCTGGAGACCGTCCTGGGCGGACTGCGCGTGCGGGCGGTGGGCAGCCACGTCCTTGCAGTCGCCGGCAGCGGCGCCGAACTTGCCGTTGCGGGCGTGGCCGGCACGGCGCGGACGCCCGGCACCAACGCCCCCTTCGCCCTACTCGACGGGGAAACCCTGACCGTCACCGTCCCAACCGCCGCCTCGGCCCTGCGATGCTATGTGGCTGTCCGCGGCGGCCTCTCCGTTCCTGCCGCACTGGGCAGCCGGTCCACGGACGCCTTGTCCAGGCTGGGACCGGCCCCGCTGGCCGCCGGAGTGTTCCTCCCCGTCGGAGCCCCAGCGGGCGTCGTTGGCCTGCCCGAGCCGGTGCCGGAACAGCCCGAGATTGCCGAGCTGCGGTACCTCCCCGGCCCGCGCCACGACTGGTTCACGCCAGAATCGCTCGCGGCCCTTGAGCAGGCCGTGTGGCGTGTTGGCGCCGACTCCAACCGGATCGGCCTGCGGGTGGAACCCGCCGACCCCGGCGCAACCGCCCTGGTGCGCACCCACGAAGCAGCCACGCGGGAGCTCCCCAGCGAAGGGATGGCCGACGGCGCAATCCAGGTTCCGCCGTCGGGCATGCCCGTCATCTTCCTGGCCGACCACCCGGTCACCGGCGGCTACCCGGTAGTGGGCGTGGTGCTGAGGGAGGACCTGGGCAAGGCGGCGTCGCTGGCACCGGGCGCGCGGGTGCGGTTCAGGCGGATGGAGCGCCGGGAGGGGCGGACGGCGCCGGCCGGTCAGAGCACCTGGCACTTCGCAACGTAG
- a CDS encoding LamB/YcsF family protein, with product MDLNADVGESFGQWRMGDDAAIMARVSSASIACGFHAGDPRTMAHSCAAAAAAGVSIGAHPGYRDLAGFGRRFMEVDPAELRDEVIYQVGALQAMARAAGTGVRYVKPHGALYNAIVHHAAQARAVVDAMLAVDPALPLLVSPGSEAARLAAAAGIPVVLEAFADRAYNPDGTLVPRTEPGAVLHEVDAVVAQSLRIAVDREVLAVDGTHIPLNVQSLCLHGDTPGAVAMAAAVRTALDGAGVAIRAFA from the coding sequence ATGGACCTGAATGCCGACGTGGGTGAATCGTTTGGGCAGTGGCGCATGGGTGACGACGCCGCCATCATGGCCCGGGTCTCCAGCGCCAGCATCGCCTGCGGTTTCCACGCCGGCGACCCCCGCACCATGGCGCACAGCTGTGCCGCCGCAGCCGCCGCGGGCGTTTCCATTGGCGCACATCCCGGCTACCGGGACCTTGCCGGGTTCGGGCGCCGCTTCATGGAGGTGGACCCCGCCGAGCTGCGCGACGAGGTCATCTACCAGGTCGGCGCCCTGCAGGCCATGGCCCGCGCGGCGGGAACCGGCGTGCGGTATGTGAAACCCCACGGCGCCTTGTACAACGCGATTGTCCACCATGCGGCACAGGCCCGGGCCGTTGTCGATGCCATGCTGGCAGTGGATCCGGCGCTGCCGCTGCTGGTCTCCCCCGGATCCGAGGCGGCGCGGCTCGCTGCGGCGGCAGGCATCCCGGTGGTCCTGGAGGCCTTCGCCGACCGCGCCTACAACCCCGACGGCACACTGGTTCCCCGCACCGAGCCCGGCGCCGTGTTGCATGAGGTGGACGCCGTCGTCGCCCAAAGCCTGCGCATCGCGGTGGACCGCGAGGTCCTCGCGGTCGACGGCACGCACATCCCGCTCAACGTGCAGAGCCTGTGCCTGCACGGCGACACCCCGGGCGCCGTCGCAATGGCCGCTGCCGTGCGCACCGCCCTGGACGGCGCGGGCGTGGCCATCCGGGCCTTCGCATAG
- a CDS encoding malate dehydrogenase → MSAHAPITVTVTGAAGQIGYALLFRIASGAMLGPDVPVKLNLLEIPQAAQAAEGTVLELMDCAFPLVAGLEVFDDPVKAFDGANLAMLVGARPRGPGMERAELLSANGGIFSVQGRALNEGAAADIKVVVVGNPANTNALIAASHAPDIPAARFTAMTRLDHDRAVAQLAAKTGSPVADIRKVAIWGNHSASQYPDISHATVGGTPAASLVEPAWIADEFIPRVAKRGAEIIAVRGGSSAASAANAAVEHMRLWVNGTPDGDWTSMAVPSDGSYGVPEGLVSSFPVTTANGQYSIVQGLEVSDFSRTRIDASVAELAAERDAVIELGLL, encoded by the coding sequence ATGAGCGCACATGCCCCTATTACCGTCACTGTCACCGGCGCCGCTGGCCAGATCGGCTATGCCCTGCTGTTCCGGATCGCGTCCGGAGCCATGCTGGGTCCGGACGTCCCCGTCAAGCTGAACCTGCTCGAGATCCCCCAGGCCGCCCAGGCTGCCGAGGGCACCGTCCTGGAACTCATGGACTGCGCCTTTCCGCTGGTTGCCGGGTTGGAGGTCTTCGATGACCCGGTGAAGGCGTTCGACGGCGCCAACCTCGCCATGCTTGTGGGCGCGCGCCCGCGCGGTCCCGGCATGGAGCGGGCCGAGCTGCTCAGCGCCAACGGCGGGATCTTCTCCGTCCAGGGCCGGGCCCTGAACGAGGGTGCCGCGGCCGACATCAAGGTGGTCGTGGTGGGCAACCCCGCCAACACCAACGCCTTGATCGCCGCATCCCACGCCCCCGACATCCCCGCGGCACGCTTCACCGCCATGACCCGGCTGGACCATGACCGTGCCGTGGCGCAGCTGGCAGCCAAGACCGGCAGCCCCGTTGCGGACATCCGCAAGGTGGCCATCTGGGGCAACCACTCGGCATCCCAGTACCCGGACATCAGCCACGCCACCGTGGGCGGTACACCGGCCGCCTCGCTGGTGGAACCGGCCTGGATCGCGGACGAGTTCATTCCGCGCGTGGCCAAGCGCGGCGCGGAGATCATTGCCGTGCGCGGCGGCTCCTCGGCCGCCTCAGCCGCGAATGCCGCCGTCGAGCACATGCGGCTGTGGGTCAACGGCACCCCGGACGGCGACTGGACCAGCATGGCGGTGCCGTCTGACGGTTCGTACGGGGTCCCGGAGGGCCTGGTTTCCTCCTTCCCGGTCACCACGGCCAACGGCCAATACTCCATTGTCCAGGGGCTGGAGGTCAGCGACTTCTCACGCACCCGGATCGATGCCTCGGTGGCCGAGCTCGCCGCCGAACGCGACGCCGTCATCGAACTGGGGCTGCTCTGA